The Clostridia bacterium DNA window CATGTTTTTGCTATGTTTTTTCACATCTATTGATAGTTGAAGAAATAATTTGTAGGGTTCCTTCTAAAGTTTAATAGAATAGGGGTCGTATTGCATATAATATCCTCCTCGAGTCTGCAAAAAACTAATTGCCGGGCAGTTGGATGCTGCACCAGCAGCTTACATTACATTGGCCATATTTATTATGGCCCACAGCCGTCACCGTTCCGTCAGATTTAAGACCAACGGTATGACGACGACCCGCCACTATGGTATCTTTGGGAATAGGTAGTCTTTTACTGCCACTATTTTACCAAGCTTCGTCCACTCTGCAGATGGAGTCGTCGCTTTGCTTGGCGCAGAGACTAAATTGTTTCATGGAAATCCATCCTTGTGAAATTTCGAAGCTATAATTATTTCTCTCGAAGTATTTTATCCAT harbors:
- a CDS encoding RCC1 domain-containing protein codes for the protein MAGRRHTVGLKSDGTVTAVGHNKYGQCNVSCWCSIQLPGN